DNA sequence from the Arthrobacter jinronghuae genome:
AATCCGCCCGACGTCGGGCACTCCCGTGGATGCCGAGGCGGTGCGGGGTGCAGTGGAGGACGAGTTGCTGCTGACCAAACTGGATCCGCAGCCGGCCGTCCGCGTCCGGGTCGCCGAAGCCGGGGTGATTGGACAGTGAATGCCACACCGCGGGCACTGAACCGTTTCCTGCTTGGGCTTCTTGGGCTCGTGCTGATGTGCATCGGCGCCGGGCTGGTGCTCATTTCCGCCTGGCCTGCTGCGGCACGGGCCTGGCACGGGTTCGCCGCCGATGCCGGGCAGGCCATCGCTGCCACGCTCTCCGCCACGGCACTGCCCGGGGGCGGCGGCAGCTGGATCTGGGTGGCCCTGGCCGTGCTTAGCTTCCTGGGCATCGTGCTGATGGCGGTGTGGATGGCCGGCCAGGGCGGCGGGCGGACGGGAACACTTCTCTCCGAGTACGACGACGACGGCGCCCCCGGCCGGGTCGCGATCAGCGGAACCGTGGCCGAGCAGGCCCTGCGCAGCGCCCTTCAGGAGAACCCGGACGTTGCAGCCTCCGCCGTCAGCACCTACTCCGTGAAGGGGCGCAGCGCCCTGCGCGTGCGGATTACCCCGCGGCAGGGAGCCGCCCCGCACCTGATTGCTGCCGACGCCACAGCCCTGGTGGAAACCCTGGACACCGTCCTCGGACACCAGACACCGGTGCTGCTGAGCCTGGAGGCCGGACGCCGGCTGCGCTTCAACCGCGAGGACCGGGTCCGCTAGGAGTCCTAGGAGGCCCTGGCCAGCTGCCGGATGGGAATCCACCGCGACGCCAGCCGGCGGTACGCGGCCGCAGCGCCGGTCATGTCGCCGTCGGCCAGGGACTCGATTCCCAGCCGCACGTCGGAAGGGGAGTCGTCCGGGAAGACGAGGTCCGCCACCGGGCCGTAGTCCAGTTCCAGCACGGCGTCCGGGTCAAAGACCTCCAGCCAGGCGGTCAGCTCGGCCAGTTCATCCAGCAGGTCCAGTTCCGGAGCGGCTATGGCCAGGGCGGCCGAGGCTGCGCGCGCCCGGTCAATACACTGCAGCACCGGCGCGGAGAGGCGGACGGTCTGGACATGGCCGTCATCCTCCACCACCTCGGTGTGGTCCTCTTCGTGCAGCAGGACAAACCAGCCGAAGGGCACGCCCCAGGTGGCGGAGCGGGTGTGGAGCTTCGCCAGCGAGTCGGCAAAGGAATCCGGATCCAGCCGCGCGGCGTGGGCCTCGCGGGCTACTTCCGGGACCAGCACGTCCACCAGGGGGCCGCGGATGGACTCGCCCAGGGATTCCGCCGCCAGGGAGGTGCGCACGGCCAGCTGGTTGGGGCAGTACAACCGGTTGGTGACCCCTTCCTGCGCCGGATAATGCAGCACCCGGACCAAGTCCGTGGCGTTGTGCGGGAAGGGGTCCGAGACCACCCGGACCAGCCGGCGGACGGCGTCCGTGCGTTCCAGGACCTCGGTTTCATGGCGTCCGCGGGCGCGCTGCTCCATGATTGCCAGCTGCTGGCTGTCATCAAAGGCGTCCAGCGGCTCGTAGACGCGGAGGTAGGAGACAAACGGGAAGGTGCGGTACAGCGACTGCTGCGGATGCCGCGTCACGGCTAGTCCAGTTCCACAATCACGGGTGCGTGGTCCGAAGCGCCCTTGCCCTTGCGTTCTTCCCGGTCGATCACGGCTCCGGTTACGCGCTTGGCCAGGGCCGGGGAGCCCAGGACGAAGTCGATGCGCATGCCCTGGCGCTTGGGGAACCGCAGCTGGGTGTAGTCCCAGTAGGTGTAGACGCCGGGGCCGGGATGGAAGGGCCGGACGACGTCGGTGAACCCGGCGTCAAGGAACTCGTTGAAGGCCTGCCGCTCGGGTTCGGTGATGTGCGTGGCATTCTGGGCGCGGAACCAGTCGATGTCCCACACGTCGTCATCCTGCGGAGCAATGTTCCAGTCGCCCATCAGGGCCAGTTCCAGGGACGGATCCTTGGTGATCCACTCCGCTGCGTGGTCCTTGAGCGTCTTGAGCCACTGCAGCTTGTAGGGCATGTGCGGATCATCCACGGCCCGGCCGTTGGGTACGTACAGGCTCCACACCCGCACGCCGCCGCAGGTGGCACCGATGGCGCGGGCCTCGGCCACCGTGGTTTCTTCGGTTTTGCCGAACATCGGCTGGTCCGGGAAGGTGCGTTCGACGTCGTCGAGCCCCACGCGGGACGCGATCGCGACACCGTTCCACTGGCTCAGCCCGAAGTGGGCCACCTCGTAACCGTTCTTTTCGAACAGTTCCCAGGGGAAATTGTCGTCTTTCGCCTTGGTTTCCTGAATGGCAAGGACGTCGACGTCGGAGCGCTGCAGCCAGGCCTCAATGCGGTCGGCTCGGGCGCGGATGGAGTTCACGTTCCAGGTAGCTA
Encoded proteins:
- a CDS encoding exodeoxyribonuclease III, with translation MKIATWNVNSIRARADRIEAWLQRSDVDVLAIQETKAKDDNFPWELFEKNGYEVAHFGLSQWNGVAIASRVGLDDVERTFPDQPMFGKTEETTVAEARAIGATCGGVRVWSLYVPNGRAVDDPHMPYKLQWLKTLKDHAAEWITKDPSLELALMGDWNIAPQDDDVWDIDWFRAQNATHITEPERQAFNEFLDAGFTDVVRPFHPGPGVYTYWDYTQLRFPKRQGMRIDFVLGSPALAKRVTGAVIDREERKGKGASDHAPVIVELD